The following is a genomic window from Colletotrichum lupini chromosome 5, complete sequence.
TGGAAGCCCGAAGTTGGTTAAGTCGACCCATGATGGCCGGGGAGGACTAAGTGTGGTTTGTGTGTTGGTGTTGAGGTAACTGGCCATCGTTGATTGATTGAAGAGCCACTTTCTCACTGTGAAGCTCTAAGAGGCATACGTGGGTGATTGGTTTCAGACTTTGTTAAACTAGCGTGAGCTCTACGCGGGTGGGACGATGAGGACCTAACGACCCCTTCAGCATTCAGCTCACCACATACTTCCACCCATGGCGATTCGCATCTTGGGAACCCAACGCGCTACCTTTCGTGTTCGGCTCCGAGCTACCGGCGCCTTGCCGTCCCTCCGTTTCCCACCGGATCGAGAGGTAAAGTTGACTGGGGTAGTTCGGTCCGAGCGGGCGGAGCCGGGTGTAGCGAGAGGGAGTTCGCGAGTCAACGCACGGTGCTGACAGCCCAGGGATAGCGTCGCGCCGATGTCCCGTTTAGGGTTTCATAAAGCAGTTTCCGAAACCTTGTGCCACTTGATGCCACCAACCCCTTTGTTCCAGACTTTCCGGGGTTGTTTCCATCTGCCTTTTCGGAGCAGGAAGAACAAGGAACCCTTTGAGTTACGGTAAGCAAGTCTGTGGGAAAAGCCTTCTGGCTAGACGTTGCGAGGCAGGTGAAATGTTTCTACGAACCACAATCTGCTATTCTCACTCAGGCTTCGCGAGATGGACAAAGGCCTGAGTCACTCATTCTTGGACCGGCACAGGCCGTCGATGCTGGTGCTGGCATCCCAACTCTCTGCCGCGGCACTAAACGGCTTTGCCAAGTTTTTCGAGACGGGCGAAGACCCAGTACACCCATTCCAAGTTCTATTCGTCCGGTTCCTTATCACGGGTACGGCATGCACCGTCTACCTCTGGTTCACGAAAGCTCCAAATTTCCCGTTAGGATCACCAGAATTGAGATGGCTACTAGCTCTGAGGGCAGCGGCCGGTGTTTTTGGAGCCTTTGGTTTCTATTGTAAGATGAATATCGCGTCGTGACATGAGGTTTTGGTGAATTGACCTTGTTAACACGTTATCTACTAGTTTCTATCATGTACCTTAAGCTTAGTGAAGCAACGGCCTTGAATTTCCTTGGGCCGCTCACTGCCATGATCTTGATTCGGTACCTAGATTATGGAACCTTCGAGGTTATTGATCGGATCGGGGCCTTTGTCGCGCTGGTTGGTGTGATCCTCGTCGTCCAGCCAGACGCGCTATTTGGCTCTAATCCAACACTTGCAACCGCTGCTCAGTCAATTAACGATGGGACCCCGAAAGGCAGAATGATGGGTTTCGGATTCGGGTTGATTAGTGTGTGTGGTGGAGCGGTAAGTCAACGATGAGTCACTGGTGACAACCTTTACTGAATATATCTAAAGGTGGCGCTTACGGCGATTCGCTCCATCGGTACACGCGAGCACCCTTTGATGAGTATCATGTACTTTGCTTGGACAATTGTCATTGTATCTACTGTGGCATTCCTTCTCATAGACAGCGTTCATCTCACAACAACAGTTCTGTCGTGGATAAAGTTGATACCCCTTGGCATCTTCGGCTTTGTAATGGTTAGTATTCGACCTGTCCGGTATACTATTCCACGTCCTCGACTAACACCACATGCTCTTCTAGGAATTTCTTCTCACTGCAGGAATAGCCAACGATGTCTCATCAGCTGCTACGATCATGATTTATTCTCAGGTCGGATGGGCGTTGCTACTGGATTGGATTGTGTTCCAGTCTCAAGTTAATCTCTTGACGCTGGTCGGCATAGGCGGTGTTGTAACTAGCTTGGTCGTTGTTTCTTCAGCCAAGGAGTGGAAATGGCTGCGGAAAGGTCGATATGAAGTGGTGGAACAAGATTCCCTTAATGAAAGAGAGCCAGACGAAGAGAGAGTAGAGATGAGACCAAACAGCTCAGTGGCATGATGCGTACTTGTAGACTTCAGGAATAGCGATTTAGAAACATTATACATATTATATCTCAGGATGCGGGCTCACCTTGGTGCAAGTAAACTAGCAACTTGTGTGAGATACTGAGCCCTTTACAAACGTGAAGGTGACAGCTTCTACCTTTGATGAGATTCGGGCTGCGGACATGATAGAAAGCCTTAGTAAAGTGGAAAGATTGTACTTTCACAGCCATTGCAAATTTCTAATTGAAAACAAGCCAAACATTCTCCGAAATTTCTTATGACCTATGCCACTAGCCTGATGAAAATAATAACGTTGCTACCCTTGAGAATCGCACAGTTACACAGAGTTCAGATGACAATTTTAGCTAATCACACGGATGCAATGACTTCTTCGATGATCTTCTCAGCGAGATGGATCAGAGAAGTACACTGAGTGACTTCCATAGAGGTTAAACCAATGTGGAACTGTTGATGAATCCAGTCCACCAACTCAATCGAAATGATGGAGTCCAAACCAATCGAGGTCAAATTCTCAGTAAGGGGAAAATCCTCAATTGGCCTCAGCATAAGATGACTGAGATTGGCACTGATGAAGCGAGCGAGGCTGGCGGCTGTCGCGCTGTCTCGGAGAGTAGCGGGATCGGATCTGGCAAGCGAGATGAATGTCTCGGCCTCATCATTCTCCTTGGTCTCCCCAGAGCCTGCGGCGTTCATTTTGTGGAAATAGTGAGACTGAGCGAAACGAACATCTCTCTTCCAGTTGACACGATTAGATGGATCAGAAAGAGGCTTCTCAGAGAGACCTCCAAGGCAGAAGCTGCTGAACGGCCCTCCAGAGGAGTTGGCCACAGCAATGGCCGCAGAGTCGAGAACATCCTGCTCCTTCAGAAAGAAGAAGCCACCGTTCTTAAAGCCCTCGTAGAGATCATCCCGCTCGAGAAGGTATCCGACGTCACCAACCACCCCAAGGTCGATAATAGAGGCAGGAAGACCGAGGTGATGGCGATACTTAACAAAAGCATCGAGGTAGGTGTTTGCCGCACTGTAGTTGGCTTGgcctgtcggattggaagtctaattcgaccgcggcatacagccgactgcgcaggggctaattaggggccctatttacgattatcgtagctagcctaacctataattagaacctcctttttatacttacgcagatatttaaatagtttaattaatctctttgttaactacggttcgaactaactaccttataatagggatactaatactaattagtagttaaattttattattatagatcggtaaggtatcttgctacgtaaaagagacgacctcttaataccgtacgggataggagattcgtactaattaaccttacggaagtagataaaaaaggaggcgattcttaaataccgtatagaattaagtaatcgtagctttttattacttacgagaggtcgacgtttattatattaaactacgctagttaataaaactacttaggtaattagtatttcgccgtcgctttaagtagctttttttattaaataacttccccgcggccggcccgcgattagaaattaactagctaaattagtaaaaggaatTCCCTATACgacgactacttacctaattaattagcgcgacgaacgggcttaataatatagtataaaagagcactacgtaattaaaaaagggaatttctaaacgtagacattcttatttagcgacgaaagtaaccctataggagttattaagctaagagatctatagtatacggaaaagtctattattatagggaTCTTATAGGTATacccttaagcccgcgatctaaacgacctcttcgtagctcccttaactaccccccgggtattacttaggaatatagtataggggacggtttaacgagggaggaggggatttagaggtcctaataatatcgagttaagagtattacggatctcggagattaacttaaaaaaaaagtagctaccctaaagtagtcctacgacctcccaCTAGAGTtactattaacttaaaaaaaggctaaaaaaacgaggatctaaggaaaaagaaaagaatcctttagagggccgctaaagggcttttttttatactagcttacggcgtaaaattactaatttcgagaaatcggtaactagtaaagatcccgagactaattactatatcttattacggtaatataaacgtctactgctactattattaaaaggaactactagaacctacctttttatattagataaaaaggaggatcttagtaagtacaatagctagcgatttagaaaggtagtagtaattactagaaatagtaaaaacgagagtagtagcgagacggcgagaagaagcgggaatttcctagaccccgataaattcgttaggtagtaaaagcacggatttactataactagcgcgcggattagatatatccctattaaaattaaatacgttaataaccgctaatataagtataagctagagtacgacccttagcgagttagggtaaagaagaagaggacgaaacccgatcttaaatagaatcctaatcctttataagtaagtaaatattaacccggactattaggggacgtggatatatagaatcgtagattagcctaacggcaagtaaattaacgcggcattaatctatttaactaaggtctatgagaaaaaggggctataggggtaacccctattttataagatcgtaaacgaccttagctattagctagataaatagttcgcaagcgtaagcttaggaatcgcaaaagcggttaataaattcttttataagcgaggggtactattagcgtaattataattacgagaaccttacgaaatcctagtagcgacgattatagaggaggaattcgtaatatagaccTAGGCATAAGTCGATAGGGCGTACAATTACTTTAacaaatttagaaaaagggtaaacgacccagatttccttcctataattactaacggcaatctatcgttataaaaggatatatagaggtaaaatatagtactagaagtacgataatcgataattctgcctatttcgatctatagctcgtcgccgctactaatacgaaattcggtactaatcggttagtaagaaaggaggtagactacccgaagttactaatagtacgtagcaacgcaaggatcgtatataaatactaaaaatctagtaataaatacgaggtagtttatagactttaaaaagatcttcctaaaaaagaaattatactctggggggaagtataaggtcttataagaaaccctaacgatattttataattattacgaaaaagtcggaattagggaatactagtactattcggtagttaatatcgtactcgtaggcaaagcctctaattactactacgaagcggtgcgtaatctcgatcgaaacgactttcttagtataattaacgtaatccgaagccgctttaagacttataataagaacctagagctcctatctaagctacgagcgatttcttttatatttatagctaggataatagaaggtaaatcgtaagtagaaatcctcgaagagcttattaatcgaattaataagctagcgaaaacctagctaaataaggggactaacgagcggaaagtcggatatttttataccgtagtttagcgCGTTTTAGAGgcgaaaataactctatactaagtacctaaagactacgagacgctctgctcgaggctaagatttagctttaatattaaggtaagaataccgtgctaaacctatttctaagcgtataacggcccttattaatagtattaggtcgactgaacgtataataaaaaaggaaaggaagctaGGTACGGTAATCGTTAGTAGGGAatcctaaattcgttaaataggtagagatttaactcgcgagcagggtaataaaagaagtagtattttatttataaaaaggatagatattagttaagtaactactctaaagaagagcgtgctaaatcgtacgaataatatagaaaatcgagggtagtagatagtaaaactagcccttatcgatttaactaattcctcgttatatataaaggcagatccgggggtacggaacttagcgaaagtagctaatttagcggcctaaagcacccgcaccctataggagattcggaagataaggaagatcttaccccctataccgacgaattagattacgacgaagtcgacgatattaactactctttcttcgccctgttagcctcgggaggatatacgaggctaaataaataaaaagtagtagaagcccttaataaataggcttttatctatagatagtaagggaaggtcccttagataacggatatggAGGTAGGTAAAAGGACGAATTTAATAGCGCAgaattttacttttttaatatctaaagaaaagagatagggtgctaagtaattctaggggtagctagaggggtcctttttatactacttagattacttaaatactaagctcgtataggcaTTCTACGCGaacgaaaggtacggcctagataatttttataggattatcctagatactagggtattataatagttaataagaagaaaagggtaattctaggcgctatagaaaatcgtattagtaacgcttaatacgttaatagtaggtattacgaggattagcttcggcctaggtaaggaaatcgtcgccctaggtacggtagaaatagagacgcacttcggaacgataactttctatatcctactcgttaataccctatttctcttatatttaaaaaatatagatcgactaagtattatattcgataatacgaggaatagaatctctagccataagtactttaaaatagttaaacgacgatgggggtacgcgtttataaggcttactaacgacacaaagtcgattaattacttaacggaaagtgagcttagataactatactaaagatttagcTATTCGTTAgtcgcgaggctatataacctcctaaagtatttaggtaataataatatcgaaataggggcgctagagtagttaacgaaagtatattactaatactaaataaatacgcagagcctacgtagatttaaatttaaattgcgtaataagcttaactttaattaggagatcgttatcgatatcttctacttaaatagtcgaccggtcctatatataatcgacgaggctatattattctaagtagggcaattcctacgGGACTTATAAgcaaaaatagtataggtagctctacgaaaaagctagatcgatatatactaaggaccgctagacggtattagaaccgacgctagcactagttttaaattagtaaaatttaaggaaaatgcgacggcctacggtatatagttaaaagtcgtgcccgtcgaagcgtattatagtattagaaaggtagaaagggcgtactagtaattaaaaagagcgtttaaaattattaaaaaggaaaatcccgattctaacgacgacgaatgcctctagacggtacttaaatattataacgatattatggggcctaacgggcttatattaacgcttttagtatttagagcatatttaagaacgaccttagcctcgctaccgtcgctagacataagctagcgagcttaagtagttaaaaaaataatacgaatactacGCAAAGT
Proteins encoded in this region:
- a CDS encoding polyketide synthase; translation: MNAAGSGETKENDEAETFISLARSDPATLRDSATAASLARFISANLSHLMLRPIEDFPLTENLTSIGLDSIISIELVDWIHQQFHIGLTSMEVTQCTSLIHLAEKIIEEVIASV